From Saprospiraceae bacterium, one genomic window encodes:
- a CDS encoding NADH-quinone oxidoreductase subunit B: protein MSEKIKMTDKPPGVEGQGFFATSLDQVVGLARKNSIWPLPFATSCCGIEFMATMASHYDLARFGSERMSFTPRQADLLMVMGTIAKKMGPVLRQVYEQMAEPKWVIAVGACASSGGIFDTYSVLQGIDRIIPVDVYVPGCPPRPEQIIDGILRIQDLIGNESLRRRNSEEYLQMKESYYIK, encoded by the coding sequence ATGAGTGAAAAGATAAAAATGACCGACAAACCTCCCGGTGTGGAAGGTCAGGGTTTTTTTGCCACTTCCCTGGATCAGGTGGTGGGTCTTGCCAGAAAAAACAGCATTTGGCCCCTGCCCTTTGCCACTTCCTGCTGCGGCATCGAGTTTATGGCCACCATGGCATCTCACTACGATCTGGCCAGATTTGGTTCGGAGAGGATGAGCTTCACGCCAAGACAGGCAGATTTATTGATGGTCATGGGTACCATCGCCAAGAAAATGGGACCCGTTTTAAGACAGGTGTATGAGCAGATGGCAGAGCCCAAATGGGTAATTGCAGTAGGCGCGTGTGCTTCGAGTGGTGGTATATTTGATACCTACAGCGTTTTGCAGGGAATTGATCGGATCATACCTGTGGATGTCTATGTACCCGGATGTCCTCCAAGACCAGAGCAAATCATTGACGGGATTTTGCGCATACAGGATTTGATTGGCAATGAGAGCTTGCGCAGACGAAATTCTGAAGAATATCTCCAAATGAAAGAATCATACTACATCAAGTAA
- a CDS encoding NAD(P)H-dependent oxidoreductase subunit E, whose protein sequence is MFSESRLSQIDEIIKRYPEGRHKSALLPVLHLAQEDHGWLPVALMDEVARILKIQPIEVYEVASFYTMFHLKPVGKYVLEVCRTGPCCTVGAEELIQYIEDKLQIQVGETTKDGLFTLKTVECLAACGTGPVLQVGPEYIYRENLTPQKIDELIDELRSKG, encoded by the coding sequence ATGTTTTCAGAATCCAGATTGTCCCAGATTGACGAGATTATTAAGAGATACCCGGAGGGGCGTCATAAATCTGCCTTGCTGCCGGTATTGCATCTGGCACAGGAAGACCATGGCTGGCTCCCGGTGGCCTTGATGGATGAAGTGGCCAGAATTCTTAAGATTCAACCCATTGAAGTTTATGAAGTGGCCAGTTTTTACACCATGTTCCATTTGAAACCCGTGGGCAAATATGTGCTCGAAGTCTGTCGTACCGGGCCTTGTTGTACGGTAGGTGCTGAGGAATTAATTCAATACATCGAAGACAAATTGCAAATACAGGTGGGAGAGACTACCAAGGATGGTTTGTTCACCTTAAAAACGGTCGAATGTCTGGCTGCCTGCGGCACAGGTCCTGTGCTTCAGGTTGGGCCTGAATACATTTATCGTGAAAATCTGACTCCTCAAAAAATAGACGAACTCATTGACGAATTAAGATCAAAAGGATAG
- a CDS encoding NADH-quinone oxidoreductase subunit C: MNQLTHEQIQTHLISGLGENFKTLQDDYGVFTIELPVSQLYRTVQFLYRDEHLGFQFLTDLCGVHYPDERGRELAVVYHLHSMRNNTRMRIKTFVSQENPQVPSVSGIYASANWMERETYDFYGILFLGHPDLRRILNMDEMVGFPLRKEYPLEDPLREDKQDFHFGR; this comes from the coding sequence ATGAACCAACTGACTCACGAACAGATACAGACTCATCTTATCAGCGGACTTGGAGAAAACTTTAAAACGCTGCAAGACGATTATGGAGTATTTACCATTGAATTACCCGTATCTCAATTGTACCGCACCGTACAATTTTTGTACCGGGATGAGCATCTTGGATTTCAGTTTCTGACAGACCTTTGTGGAGTCCATTATCCGGATGAACGGGGCAGAGAACTGGCCGTTGTCTATCACTTGCATAGCATGAGAAATAACACAAGGATGAGAATCAAAACTTTTGTTTCTCAGGAGAATCCCCAGGTGCCAAGTGTCAGCGGAATTTATGCATCGGCCAACTGGATGGAAAGAGAAACTTATGACTTTTATGGTATTTTATTTTTAGGGCATCCGGATTTAAGAAGAATATTGAACATGGATGAGATGGTGGGTTTTCCATTGAGAAAAGAATATCCGCTGGAAGATCCGTTGCGTGAGGATAAGCAAGATTTTCATTTTGGAAGGTAG
- a CDS encoding NADH-quinone oxidoreductase subunit D, giving the protein MKTNLEYKAEFINPDIPDIPYNTLNLGPTHPATHGIFQNVLKMDGERIVSGEQTIGYIHRAFEKIAERRPFYQITPLTDRLNYCSAPINNTGWYLTVEKLLGMKVPKRVDYMRVMVMELARIADHLICNSILGVDTGALTGFTYVYQYREKIYEIYEEICGARLTTNMGRIGGFERNFSPKTFELTRKFLKEFPEVWREFESLLSRNRIFMDRTIGTGAMDVERALNYGFTGPNLRACGIDYDIRSAEPYCSYEDFKFDIPVGTTGDTYDRFVVRNEEIWQSLSLVEQALKKIEAEPAEIFHADSDHYYLPPKAEVYKNMEALIYHFKIIMGEIDAPSGEVYQAVEGANGELGFYLISDGGRTPYRLHFRRPCFIYYQAFPEMVRGQLLSDAIVVMSSLNVIAGELDA; this is encoded by the coding sequence ATGAAGACCAATTTAGAATATAAAGCTGAGTTTATTAATCCGGATATCCCGGATATCCCTTACAATACCCTGAATCTGGGACCCACGCATCCCGCTACCCATGGTATCTTCCAAAACGTTCTCAAAATGGATGGGGAGCGCATTGTAAGTGGAGAACAAACCATCGGGTACATCCACCGTGCATTTGAAAAAATTGCAGAAAGAAGGCCTTTTTATCAGATCACACCGCTCACCGATCGATTGAATTATTGTTCTGCGCCCATCAACAACACCGGTTGGTATTTGACCGTGGAGAAATTGTTGGGAATGAAAGTGCCCAAACGGGTGGACTACATGAGGGTCATGGTCATGGAATTGGCCAGAATCGCCGATCATCTGATATGCAACAGCATACTTGGCGTAGACACAGGTGCACTGACCGGATTTACCTATGTGTATCAGTACAGAGAAAAAATATACGAAATATACGAAGAAATTTGTGGAGCTAGGCTTACCACCAACATGGGACGCATTGGTGGATTTGAAAGAAACTTCAGCCCAAAAACATTTGAACTCACAAGAAAATTTCTAAAAGAGTTTCCAGAGGTTTGGAGAGAGTTTGAGAGTCTGCTCAGCCGCAATCGTATTTTTATGGATAGAACCATTGGCACCGGGGCCATGGATGTCGAGAGAGCCCTCAATTACGGGTTTACAGGACCCAATCTGCGCGCATGCGGAATCGATTATGACATTCGCTCTGCAGAACCTTATTGCTCTTACGAAGATTTTAAATTTGACATACCCGTTGGAACGACTGGCGATACCTATGATCGCTTTGTGGTGAGAAACGAAGAGATCTGGCAGAGCTTAAGTCTGGTGGAGCAAGCTTTGAAAAAAATAGAAGCAGAACCAGCAGAGATCTTTCATGCAGACAGCGACCATTATTACCTTCCTCCAAAAGCAGAAGTGTACAAAAACATGGAAGCGCTGATCTATCATTTCAAAATCATCATGGGAGAAATTGACGCTCCATCTGGTGAGGTTTATCAGGCTGTGGAAGGCGCCAACGGAGAATTGGGTTTTTATCTGATCAGTGATGGTGGAAGAACGCCTTACAGATTGCATTTCAGAAGGCCTTGTTTTATTTATTATCAGGCTTTTCCGGAAATGGTGCGTGGCCAATTGCTCTCTGATGCCATTGTGGTGATGAGCAGTCTTAATGTGATTGCTGGCGAACTGGACGCTTAG
- the ltrA gene encoding group II intron reverse transcriptase/maturase, with product MKSARQKECDKSDSLFVANIPVWYESSGKVSPEWLSACKEQRHQTKDLMEKIASPLNLSEASKRVIRNGGKGGVDEMEVGEIRKWLQENMQTLREELLNNKYKAEALRGVQIRKPKGGYRQLGIPTVRDRIVQQAIAQQLQKYYDPSFSENSYGFRPKRNAHQALSKAAKYVTEGKRHVVDIDLEKFFDEVNHHRLMWLLRTRISDKRVMWIINQFLKTGILQGGLMQQRIKGTPQGSPLSPLLSNIVLDELDQELNRRGISYVRYADDLQIFVSSTASAERVMKSITKFIEGRMKLKVNRNKSAIRKYYETNFLGHSILNKGRVGLSKESEVKLKSKLKKITQRNRGDSLEQVLHELKVVLQGWLNYFKYASMQSKLKVIDGWLRRRLKCFRLKQCKRSIGIVRWLRSLGVEETLCWRTALSGKSWWRLSNSPALSIGMNNKWFTELGYYSLAANHEKLHRELL from the coding sequence GAACAACGACATCAGACGAAAGATTTAATGGAGAAGATAGCATCCCCATTAAATTTATCAGAAGCGAGTAAGCGAGTAATACGCAACGGAGGCAAAGGTGGAGTAGATGAAATGGAAGTAGGTGAAATCAGGAAATGGCTGCAAGAGAATATGCAGACATTACGGGAAGAACTACTAAATAACAAATACAAAGCAGAAGCATTGCGAGGCGTACAAATACGCAAACCCAAAGGAGGCTATCGTCAATTGGGGATTCCGACAGTACGAGACCGAATAGTACAACAAGCCATAGCGCAACAATTGCAAAAGTATTACGATCCTAGTTTCAGCGAGAATAGCTACGGATTTCGCCCAAAGCGAAATGCACATCAAGCATTGAGTAAAGCAGCAAAGTATGTAACAGAAGGAAAGCGTCATGTTGTGGATATTGATTTAGAGAAGTTTTTCGATGAAGTAAATCATCATCGATTAATGTGGTTACTTAGAACACGAATAAGCGACAAGCGAGTGATGTGGATAATTAACCAATTTCTAAAGACAGGAATACTTCAAGGCGGACTTATGCAACAACGGATAAAAGGAACACCACAAGGGAGTCCATTAAGTCCGTTGTTATCAAATATAGTGCTCGACGAATTAGACCAAGAATTAAATCGGCGAGGAATAAGCTATGTGAGATATGCTGACGACCTGCAAATATTTGTAAGCAGCACTGCAAGTGCGGAACGAGTGATGAAAAGCATTACAAAGTTCATAGAAGGCAGGATGAAACTAAAAGTAAACCGGAACAAGAGTGCAATTAGAAAATACTATGAAACAAACTTTTTGGGCCATAGTATACTTAATAAAGGCAGAGTTGGATTAAGTAAAGAAAGCGAGGTGAAGTTAAAGTCGAAACTGAAGAAGATCACGCAACGCAATCGTGGAGATTCATTAGAACAAGTACTCCACGAACTCAAGGTAGTATTACAAGGGTGGCTTAACTACTTCAAATACGCAAGTATGCAAAGCAAGCTTAAAGTAATAGACGGATGGTTGCGGAGACGCCTGAAATGTTTTCGATTGAAACAATGCAAACGCAGTATTGGTATCGTGCGCTGGTTAAGGAGCTTAGGTGTTGAAGAAACCTTATGCTGGCGTACTGCCCTAAGTGGCAAAAGCTGGTGGCGGTTGAGCAATAGTCCAGCCCTCAGTATTGGAATGAACAACAAATGGTTTACCGAACTGGGCTACTATAGCCTAGCCGCTAACCATGAAAAGCTTCATCGGGAGTTACTCTAA
- a CDS encoding NADH-quinone oxidoreductase subunit A, whose translation MNPVPFDYFPIFIQFLIAASFVVVTLLATHLLGPKSKGLRHDNSFECGLDSVGNARNPFSVKYFLTAILFVLFDVEIIFLYPWAVNFKSLGWFGFFEILVFLSLLMAGFYYVIKKGVLSWETAEERD comes from the coding sequence ATGAATCCAGTGCCATTCGATTACTTCCCCATCTTTATTCAGTTTCTCATTGCTGCTTCCTTCGTGGTGGTGACCTTACTGGCCACCCACCTTCTGGGACCAAAATCCAAAGGCTTGCGCCATGACAATAGTTTTGAATGTGGTCTGGACAGTGTTGGCAATGCAAGAAACCCGTTTTCTGTTAAATACTTTCTTACCGCTATTTTATTTGTTCTCTTTGATGTGGAGATTATTTTTTTGTACCCCTGGGCGGTCAATTTTAAAAGTTTGGGCTGGTTTGGATTTTTTGAAATTTTGGTATTTCTCAGTTTGCTGATGGCTGGATTTTACTACGTTATTAAAAAAGGAGTATTAAGCTGGGAGACAGCTGAAGAAAGGGATTAA